From a region of the Salminus brasiliensis chromosome 4, fSalBra1.hap2, whole genome shotgun sequence genome:
- the slc4a11 gene encoding solute carrier family 4 member 11 isoform X5, producing the protein MDTSIRRWRERDEQEEGSEDREEGQDSPIPSGDDIHLYGNQTHQGGTDSDVHGCVLLNTSRRYVKLMNFEEEVRAHRDLDGFLERASILLHEDEASLDDVLKTMLRHISQDPHTAEPGCNFEEIMSSLFTDAGSQEVNDRSPSFLFCDNVHLLSETLQCVTATATGIQYQQSWLCILCNVKNLQRRHVCISRLDRPQNWGENCAEVRYVILILAPLKMKSTKTAMELGRTFASMFSDISFRQKLLESKTQEEFKEALVIQRYHLTATKRKTTTVEEEETDPHSHKPLKSAVSAHLVSLSLLCRGLCCRDFFRVGRGIYEDLCRRLPFYTSDFTDGIVGNNKALVKYMTTSIFLYIAVLLPAIAFGSLNDESTRGEIDVQKTIIGQSIGGIIYSLCAGSPLVIPLTTAPIAIFISVIRGICDDYDLDFAAFYACIGLWNSLFLIIGGVFNLSLLVKLFKRSIEEVIALFISIAFVADAMKGTVKIFHRYYHAPTLANGSIEELNRISRDMNLTGALPESFILCTRARPLLCLLLMLGTLWVGFTLYQFKRSPFLHAKMREILSDCALPISVLIFSYVGSYVFNDIGLPVFDFHNGPVFRVAPLEKLTGASVLSAMGLGFLLALLIFIDQNIVVSLTNAPENRLLKGTAYHWDLTLSGLINILMSVLGLPWMHAAFPHSTLHVRQLAIVEERVEGGHLYETIVSVKETRVTSLVANILIGVSVFLLPVPLQWIPKPVLYGLFLYIALTSIDGNQMCDRMALLLKEQTSYPPTHYIRKVPQRKIHYFTFLQMVQLLFLCTFGMYPLPYMKMIFPLLMFILIPIRNCLLPRIIEAKYLDIMDAQHM; encoded by the exons AGGGAGCGAGACGAGCAGGAGGAGGGGAGTGAAGACCGAGAGGAGGGTCAGGACTCTCCTATCCCATCAGGAGATGACATTCATCTCTACGGCAACCAGACACACCAAGGAGGGACAG aTTCAGATGTCCATGGCTGTGTCTTGCTCAACACGTCACGAAGA TATGTAAAGCTGATGAACTTTGAGGAGGAGGTAAGAGCCCACAGGGACCTGGATGGCTTTCTGGAGAGGGCGAGCATTCTTCTGCATGAAGACGAGGCGTCGCTGGACGACGTGCTGAAGACCATGCTCCGGCACATCTCCCAGGACCCGCACACAGCCGAGCCCGGCTGCAACTTTGAGGAGATCATGAGCTCCCTCTTCACTGATGCCGGCTCGCAGGAGGTCAACG ACAGGTCGCCAAGTTTCCTTTTCTGTGATAATG TGCACCTACTGTCTGAGACGCTGCAGTGTGTGACAGCGACGGCCACGGGCATCCAGTACCAACAGTCATGGCTCTGCATCCT CTGTAATGTGAAGAACCTGCAGAGGCGGCATGTATGTATCTCTCGGCTGGACCGGCCTCAGAACTGGGGAGAGAACTGTGCCGAAGTCCGTTATGTCATCCTCATACTGGCACCTCTTAAGATG AAAAGCACTAAGACGGCGATGGAGCTTGGCCGGACGTTTGCCAGTATGTTCTCAGACATCTCCTTCAGACAGAAGCTGCTGGAGAGTAAGACTCaggaggagtttaaggaggcgCTGGTCATTCAGAGGTACCACCTGACCGCCACCAAGCGCAAAACTACCactgtggaggaggaggagactgACCCACACAGCCACAAGCCACTCAAG tctgcGGTCTCTGCTCAccttgtgtctctctctctgctgtgcagGGGGCTCTGT TGTAGAGATTTTTTCAGAGTGGGCCGAGGCATCTATGAGGATCTATGTCGCCGCCTGCCCTTCTATACATCTGACTTTACTGATG gcatAGTGGGTAACAATAAAGCACTAGTGAAATACATGACGACGTCCATCTTCCTCTACATCGCTGTTCTGCTTCCTGCCATCGCATTCGGCTCCCTCAATGATGAGAGTACAAGAGGAGAAATAG atGTTCAGAAGACGATCATTGGGCAGAGTATAGGTGGAATCATCTATTCTCTGTGTGCTGGTTCCCCTCTGGTCATCCCCCTAACTACTGCCCCCATCGCCATCTTCATTAGTG TAATCAGGGGAATCTGCGATGATTATGATCTGGACTTTGCTGCGTTTTATGCCTGTATTGGTCTGTGGAACAGCTTATTCCTTATCATTGGGGGGGTCTTCAACCTAAGCCTGCTTGTCAAGCTCTTCAAGAg GTCAATAGAGGAGGTGATAGCTCTGTTCATTTCAATTGCTTTTGTAGCAGATGCTATGAAAGGCACTGTCAAGA TCTTCCATAGATACTACCATGCTCCTACACTGGCCAATGGCAGCATAGAGGAGTTGAATCGAATAAGCAGGGACATGAACCTGACGGGGGCCCTCCCAGAATCCTTCATTCTCTGCACACGGGCACGGCCACTGCTCTGCCTGCTCCTCATGCTGGGCACCCTGTGGGTCGGCTTCACACTCTACCAGTTTAAGAGGAG TCCCTTCCTGCATGCGAAGATGAGGGAGATTCTGTCAGACTGTGCTCTTCCCATATCTGTGCTCATCTTCTCCTATGTGGGCTCCTACGTCTTCAACGACATTGGCT TGCCAGTGTTCGATTTCCACAATGGTCCGGTGTTCCGAGTGGCCCCTTTAGAAAAGCTCACAGGGGCCAGTGTGCTGAGTGCTATGGGCCTGGGTTTCCTGCTCGCTCTCCTCATCTTTATCGATCAGAACATTGTGGTCTCGCTCACTAATGCTCCAGAGAACAG GTTGCTGAAGGGCACAGCGTATCACTGGGACCTGACTCTGTCTGGCCTGATTAATATTTTGATGTCGGTGCTGGGCCTGCCGTGGATGCACGCTGCTTTCCCTCACTCCACGCTGCACGTCCGGCAGCTGGCCATCGTGGAGGAGCGCGTGGAGGGAGGGCACCTCTATGAGAC tataGTGAGTGTGAAGGAGACGCGGGTGACATCGCTGGTGGCCAATATCCTGATcggtgtgagtgtgtttctgctgcctgtGCCGCTGCAGTGGATTCCCAAACCTGTGCTCTACGGCCTCTTTCTCTACATCGCCCTCACCTCCATTGACGGCAACCAGATGTGTGACCGCATGGCACTGCTACTCAAGGAACAG acaTCCTACCCTCCCACTCACTACATCCGGAAGGTGCCGCAGAGGAAAATCCATTACTTCACTTTCCTTCAGATGGTGCAGCTGCTGTTCCTCTGCACGTTTGGGATGTACCCTCTCCCGTACATGAAAATGATCTTTCCTCTGCTAATGTTTATCCTCATACCTATCAG GAATTGTCTGCTGCCTAGGATCATTGAGGCCAAATACCTGGACATCATGGACGCTCAGcacatgtaa
- the slc4a11 gene encoding solute carrier family 4 member 11 isoform X6, with translation MEPNKVLHFVPSEAPSSGMAKNGYFYQEMEQRERDEQEEGSEDREEGQDSPIPSGDDIHLYGNQTHQGGTDSDVHGCVLLNTSRRYVKLMNFEEEVRAHRDLDGFLERASILLHEDEASLDDVLKTMLRHISQDPHTAEPGCNFEEIMSSLFTDAGSQEVNVHLLSETLQCVTATATGIQYQQSWLCILCNVKNLQRRHVCISRLDRPQNWGENCAEVRYVILILAPLKMKSTKTAMELGRTFASMFSDISFRQKLLESKTQEEFKEALVIQRYHLTATKRKTTTVEEEETDPHSHKPLKCRDFFRVGRGIYEDLCRRLPFYTSDFTDGIVGNNKALVKYMTTSIFLYIAVLLPAIAFGSLNDESTRGEIDVQKTIIGQSIGGIIYSLCAGSPLVIPLTTAPIAIFISVIRGICDDYDLDFAAFYACIGLWNSLFLIIGGVFNLSLLVKLFKRSIEEVIALFISIAFVADAMKGTVKIFHRYYHAPTLANGSIEELNRISRDMNLTGALPESFILCTRARPLLCLLLMLGTLWVGFTLYQFKRSPFLHAKMREILSDCALPISVLIFSYVGSYVFNDIGLPVFDFHNGPVFRVAPLEKLTGASVLSAMGLGFLLALLIFIDQNIVVSLTNAPENRLLKGTAYHWDLTLSGLINILMSVLGLPWMHAAFPHSTLHVRQLAIVEERVEGGHLYETIVSVKETRVTSLVANILIGVSVFLLPVPLQWIPKPVLYGLFLYIALTSIDGNQMCDRMALLLKEQTSYPPTHYIRKVPQRKIHYFTFLQMVQLLFLCTFGMYPLPYMKMIFPLLMFILIPIRNCLLPRIIEAKYLDIMDAQHM, from the exons agCAGAGGGAGCGAGACGAGCAGGAGGAGGGGAGTGAAGACCGAGAGGAGGGTCAGGACTCTCCTATCCCATCAGGAGATGACATTCATCTCTACGGCAACCAGACACACCAAGGAGGGACAG aTTCAGATGTCCATGGCTGTGTCTTGCTCAACACGTCACGAAGA TATGTAAAGCTGATGAACTTTGAGGAGGAGGTAAGAGCCCACAGGGACCTGGATGGCTTTCTGGAGAGGGCGAGCATTCTTCTGCATGAAGACGAGGCGTCGCTGGACGACGTGCTGAAGACCATGCTCCGGCACATCTCCCAGGACCCGCACACAGCCGAGCCCGGCTGCAACTTTGAGGAGATCATGAGCTCCCTCTTCACTGATGCCGGCTCGCAGGAGGTCAACG TGCACCTACTGTCTGAGACGCTGCAGTGTGTGACAGCGACGGCCACGGGCATCCAGTACCAACAGTCATGGCTCTGCATCCT CTGTAATGTGAAGAACCTGCAGAGGCGGCATGTATGTATCTCTCGGCTGGACCGGCCTCAGAACTGGGGAGAGAACTGTGCCGAAGTCCGTTATGTCATCCTCATACTGGCACCTCTTAAGATG AAAAGCACTAAGACGGCGATGGAGCTTGGCCGGACGTTTGCCAGTATGTTCTCAGACATCTCCTTCAGACAGAAGCTGCTGGAGAGTAAGACTCaggaggagtttaaggaggcgCTGGTCATTCAGAGGTACCACCTGACCGCCACCAAGCGCAAAACTACCactgtggaggaggaggagactgACCCACACAGCCACAAGCCACTCAAG TGTAGAGATTTTTTCAGAGTGGGCCGAGGCATCTATGAGGATCTATGTCGCCGCCTGCCCTTCTATACATCTGACTTTACTGATG gcatAGTGGGTAACAATAAAGCACTAGTGAAATACATGACGACGTCCATCTTCCTCTACATCGCTGTTCTGCTTCCTGCCATCGCATTCGGCTCCCTCAATGATGAGAGTACAAGAGGAGAAATAG atGTTCAGAAGACGATCATTGGGCAGAGTATAGGTGGAATCATCTATTCTCTGTGTGCTGGTTCCCCTCTGGTCATCCCCCTAACTACTGCCCCCATCGCCATCTTCATTAGTG TAATCAGGGGAATCTGCGATGATTATGATCTGGACTTTGCTGCGTTTTATGCCTGTATTGGTCTGTGGAACAGCTTATTCCTTATCATTGGGGGGGTCTTCAACCTAAGCCTGCTTGTCAAGCTCTTCAAGAg GTCAATAGAGGAGGTGATAGCTCTGTTCATTTCAATTGCTTTTGTAGCAGATGCTATGAAAGGCACTGTCAAGA TCTTCCATAGATACTACCATGCTCCTACACTGGCCAATGGCAGCATAGAGGAGTTGAATCGAATAAGCAGGGACATGAACCTGACGGGGGCCCTCCCAGAATCCTTCATTCTCTGCACACGGGCACGGCCACTGCTCTGCCTGCTCCTCATGCTGGGCACCCTGTGGGTCGGCTTCACACTCTACCAGTTTAAGAGGAG TCCCTTCCTGCATGCGAAGATGAGGGAGATTCTGTCAGACTGTGCTCTTCCCATATCTGTGCTCATCTTCTCCTATGTGGGCTCCTACGTCTTCAACGACATTGGCT TGCCAGTGTTCGATTTCCACAATGGTCCGGTGTTCCGAGTGGCCCCTTTAGAAAAGCTCACAGGGGCCAGTGTGCTGAGTGCTATGGGCCTGGGTTTCCTGCTCGCTCTCCTCATCTTTATCGATCAGAACATTGTGGTCTCGCTCACTAATGCTCCAGAGAACAG GTTGCTGAAGGGCACAGCGTATCACTGGGACCTGACTCTGTCTGGCCTGATTAATATTTTGATGTCGGTGCTGGGCCTGCCGTGGATGCACGCTGCTTTCCCTCACTCCACGCTGCACGTCCGGCAGCTGGCCATCGTGGAGGAGCGCGTGGAGGGAGGGCACCTCTATGAGAC tataGTGAGTGTGAAGGAGACGCGGGTGACATCGCTGGTGGCCAATATCCTGATcggtgtgagtgtgtttctgctgcctgtGCCGCTGCAGTGGATTCCCAAACCTGTGCTCTACGGCCTCTTTCTCTACATCGCCCTCACCTCCATTGACGGCAACCAGATGTGTGACCGCATGGCACTGCTACTCAAGGAACAG acaTCCTACCCTCCCACTCACTACATCCGGAAGGTGCCGCAGAGGAAAATCCATTACTTCACTTTCCTTCAGATGGTGCAGCTGCTGTTCCTCTGCACGTTTGGGATGTACCCTCTCCCGTACATGAAAATGATCTTTCCTCTGCTAATGTTTATCCTCATACCTATCAG GAATTGTCTGCTGCCTAGGATCATTGAGGCCAAATACCTGGACATCATGGACGCTCAGcacatgtaa